One genomic window of Pelecanus crispus isolate bPelCri1 chromosome 18, bPelCri1.pri, whole genome shotgun sequence includes the following:
- the RPL27 gene encoding large ribosomal subunit protein eL27, with protein sequence MGKFMKPGKVVLVLAGRYSGRKAVIVKNIDDGTSDRPYSHALVAGIDRYPRKVTAAMGKKKIAKRSKIKSFVKVYNYNHLMPTRYSVDIPLDKTVVNKDVFRDPALKRKARREAKVKFEERYKTGKNKWFFQKLRF encoded by the exons ATGGGGAAGTTCATGAAGCCGGGGAaggtggtgctggtgctggccgGCCGCTACTCGGGGCGCAAGGCCGTCATCGTGAAG AACATCGACGACGGCACTTCGGACCGGCCGTACAGCCACGCCTTGGTGGCGGGCATCGACCGCTACCCGCGGAAGGTGACTGCCGCCATGGGCAAGAAGAAGATCGCGAAGAGGTCCAAGATCAAGTCTTTCGTCAAGGTTTACAACTACAACCACCTGATGCCCACCCG GTATTCTGTTGATATTCCGCTGGACAAAACAGTGGTCAATAAGGACGTGTTCAGGGACCCCGCTCTAAAACGCAAAGCGAGACGTGAAGCCAAGGTGAAATTTGAGGAAAG ATACAAGACTGGCAAGAATAAGTGGTTCTTCCAGAAGCTGCGATTCTAA